The Streptomyces sp. NBC_00691 genome has a segment encoding these proteins:
- a CDS encoding SAVED domain-containing protein has protein sequence MLCNAYLLEGAMSGRTLLLGEVAHIVGQSTDPRSPRGGDPLDKALRDEADNLMLLCAQQHMEIDAKAALDAFTVEWLRRAKQEHEDRVRYLTALGPEKATTVVRMVGSVHGNAVELSRETAADAVTAGRRFPLYLESYNRHGVEIDLRHTPGEQAAAAWDAEAAAEASRHYYRQATTVIEDAVRHRLRPGIERESVQHVSVFGFARLPLLVYLGSLLDDTVPTDIYQRHRYEQSWAWPAESGPVTDFTAHQVQAGRDESEAVVVVNVSGVIAPCEIPQGLSALRRYEVTPAGAQTGPDILQCRASLRQLEETLRLFLARLEREAKSLRRLHVLPAVPLSAAVALGRVHHPQVHPQLVIYERLAGSYMPTLEVGRVPG, from the coding sequence ATGCTGTGCAACGCGTATCTGCTGGAGGGGGCGATGTCGGGACGGACACTGCTTCTGGGGGAGGTCGCGCACATCGTTGGGCAGAGTACTGATCCGCGCTCGCCGCGCGGTGGAGACCCATTGGACAAGGCGCTGCGGGACGAGGCGGACAATCTCATGTTGCTGTGTGCCCAGCAGCATATGGAGATCGATGCGAAGGCGGCGCTGGATGCGTTCACGGTTGAGTGGCTGCGCCGTGCGAAGCAGGAACACGAAGACCGCGTCAGGTACCTGACCGCGCTGGGGCCGGAGAAGGCCACCACGGTGGTGCGGATGGTGGGGTCGGTGCACGGCAACGCGGTGGAGCTGTCGCGGGAGACCGCTGCGGACGCGGTGACGGCAGGCCGCCGGTTTCCGTTGTACTTGGAGTCCTACAACCGACACGGTGTGGAGATCGATCTGCGGCACACTCCTGGTGAGCAGGCAGCCGCTGCCTGGGACGCGGAGGCTGCAGCTGAGGCAAGCCGTCACTATTACCGGCAGGCGACCACGGTCATCGAGGACGCGGTCCGTCATCGGCTGCGGCCGGGGATAGAACGGGAATCGGTGCAGCATGTGAGCGTGTTCGGGTTCGCGCGGCTACCGTTGTTGGTCTACCTCGGGTCGCTCTTGGACGACACCGTGCCCACGGACATCTACCAGCGCCACCGATACGAGCAGTCCTGGGCGTGGCCAGCCGAGAGTGGCCCAGTCACCGATTTCACAGCTCACCAGGTTCAGGCCGGGCGGGATGAGAGCGAGGCTGTCGTGGTGGTGAACGTGTCAGGGGTCATCGCGCCTTGCGAGATTCCGCAGGGGCTTTCGGCACTGCGCCGCTACGAGGTCACCCCAGCGGGCGCTCAAACCGGCCCGGACATACTGCAGTGCCGGGCGTCCCTGCGGCAGCTGGAGGAAACGCTGCGGTTGTTTCTCGCGCGGCTGGAAAGGGAGGCAAAGTCGCTGCGCCGCCTGCATGTCCTGCCTGCCGTTCCCCTCTCCGCGGCTGTCGCCCTGGGCCGTGTGCACCATCCGCAGGTGCATCCGCAGCTGGTGATTTACGAGCGTTTGGCGGGCAGCTACATGCCCACCTTGGAGGTGGGGCGGGTTCCCGGCTGA
- a CDS encoding ThiF family adenylyltransferase translates to MSKHKPPAARPTSSQRRLLKELTALATAHEPDLRLTGRPRTDADGLVTIPLSVRTDTMPHAPGGLQLKQSEDFLLILPATPMAPPQVRTTHLRFAGTPHVLQGDRLCLYLDPTREWDPAAGITPVINRLWQWLTDAAAGTFDPATALYHPVGGVLHHTPGTPTVVVREPVSHRPATAWLTPRTTDRLDLTNVPTESHSHRTPILPVDTLPLGAGSTLAELLTLAHPDMAPDPTAADTAPPALLTALAASALRNPEGTAQHFVLAVRHPATPAAPPFLLAGRLSPQATDTLRRLARRATPSRLGTMPDDLAHAPLAWCYLSDERPEVTTRRDTLRPIRALQDAHIHIWGCGGIGSWAAEMASRSGAAHLTLSDPGRVTGGLLVRQNYTEEHIGMTKATALASRLRSIRDDIRIDIATPPPNPALLAAADEADLIIDATVSITVGRFLDLLAQRPHRKAVLAQLATDSLTASLGILTLAAPGTPTPLSAIDHTAGGHVLDDPDLEAYHALWDEPVPGDELRPTRGCSTPTFHGSAADLMATTATLVNLVATQMRHPISGTHLCAQPHTGTVPAHRFIPYSC, encoded by the coding sequence ATGAGCAAGCACAAGCCGCCCGCGGCCCGCCCCACCAGCTCCCAGCGCCGCCTTCTGAAGGAGCTCACCGCGCTGGCAACCGCGCACGAGCCGGACCTACGCCTCACCGGCCGCCCCCGAACCGACGCCGACGGCCTGGTCACCATCCCCCTCAGCGTCCGCACCGACACCATGCCGCACGCTCCAGGAGGACTGCAGCTCAAGCAGAGTGAGGACTTCCTTCTCATTCTGCCCGCCACACCGATGGCGCCGCCCCAGGTGCGCACTACTCACCTACGGTTCGCCGGCACCCCGCATGTCCTGCAGGGTGATCGGCTGTGCCTCTACCTCGACCCGACCCGCGAATGGGACCCCGCCGCCGGAATCACCCCCGTCATTAACCGCCTGTGGCAGTGGCTCACCGATGCCGCAGCCGGCACCTTCGATCCCGCCACCGCGCTCTACCATCCCGTCGGCGGCGTCCTGCACCACACCCCGGGCACTCCCACCGTCGTCGTACGAGAACCCGTCTCCCACCGGCCCGCCACCGCCTGGCTCACCCCGCGCACCACCGACCGGCTCGACCTAACCAACGTCCCCACAGAGTCCCATAGCCACCGCACTCCGATTCTTCCCGTCGACACGCTGCCCTTGGGCGCGGGCAGCACCCTGGCCGAACTCCTCACGCTCGCCCACCCCGACATGGCCCCCGACCCGACAGCCGCCGACACCGCACCCCCAGCGCTGCTGACCGCACTCGCCGCCAGCGCCCTGCGCAACCCGGAAGGCACCGCCCAGCACTTTGTCCTGGCCGTCCGGCATCCAGCCACCCCCGCCGCACCCCCCTTCCTCCTCGCCGGCCGCCTGTCACCCCAGGCCACCGACACGCTGCGCCGCCTCGCCCGCCGCGCGACCCCCAGCCGCCTGGGCACCATGCCCGACGACCTGGCCCACGCCCCCCTCGCCTGGTGCTACCTCTCCGACGAGCGCCCCGAAGTCACCACCCGTCGTGACACGCTCCGCCCCATCCGCGCCCTCCAGGACGCCCACATCCACATCTGGGGCTGCGGCGGCATCGGCTCCTGGGCAGCCGAGATGGCATCCCGATCCGGCGCTGCCCATCTCACCCTCAGCGACCCTGGCCGTGTCACCGGCGGCCTGCTGGTGCGGCAGAACTACACCGAAGAGCACATCGGCATGACCAAGGCGACCGCCCTGGCTTCCCGCCTGCGCTCCATCCGCGACGACATCCGCATCGACATTGCCACCCCGCCCCCTAACCCCGCCCTACTAGCCGCCGCAGACGAAGCTGACCTCATCATCGACGCCACCGTCAGCATCACTGTCGGACGCTTCCTCGACCTCCTCGCCCAGCGACCCCACCGCAAAGCCGTCCTGGCCCAGCTCGCCACAGACAGCCTCACTGCCAGCCTTGGCATCCTCACCCTCGCCGCCCCCGGCACCCCCACCCCCCTCTCTGCCATCGACCACACCGCTGGCGGGCACGTCCTCGACGACCCGGATCTGGAGGCGTACCACGCACTCTGGGACGAACCCGTCCCTGGCGACGAACTCCGCCCCACCCGAGGCTGCTCCACTCCCACCTTCCACGGCTCCGCCGCCGACCTGATGGCAACCACTGCCACCCTGGTCAACCTGGTGGCCACCCAGATGCGCCACCCCATATCCGGGACCCACCTGTGCGCTCAGCCCCACACCGGGACAGTCCCAGCGCACCGCTTCATCCCGTACTCCTGCTGA